The sequence acactaatatctcctcagatcgcataggatatccacactcgcaagtatgtggtgaatccttgacaacaaagcatcgactcctatatgtgttgtaactgtacccaatcccgacacctgatgaccccaatagagtcggtaaacgagtcaaagcatagtactagcatatagagtctcaatgatgtttcaagtagtaaggactaatggtgtacaaccaaaatctcacgataaattttatattaatttctgaacatgcgggctttgcttgtcaggcttgaacttatgactaatgggccctaagctgttagcagcccacattataaataagttattgcagtacagaaattacaaaacagaggtcacaaaatatttttgaaaaccctagccttgTTTTCtttgaagtggccgcccccctcccctctgctcgggaaaaatccagcctgtgaattttgaattacagtctggtttaacggatcaaattcgttaattctcttcgtagaaacttctgatagattttctagtgcaatctatcagagggattaaatctctgttcgtggacctgattgaagaacagttcgtccatcagttccagggatatacaacaagagcagagtaatctgttggtgtccataatctcgattcgagattggaggtaaaaatttataattgttatttaatttttacacacacaatttaatcgtaaagttttgatacccattatggaatcgttccatataaaatttttaaacttccgctgcaccgggtatcaattctgattgatctgatcatcgTTCTCCATCAATGGTAtcagagatacagctagccgtgggctcacaactccttgtgactcggaacaacaattccgacttgcccatcgaatcacgGTAAgaacgcctagcaacatcgccccatgattccctaggtatcactgatagtgcctgcaagaaccaatagattttggttagcgtacagtacggtcccttcatccatatatcctgatcgaatcaacaaccattggtaaatagagagtcgttcgagattcgataactatgcaatatatcttgaagatcaaatagtgacatcgcatgtgctactaagaaaccatttcttaaaacacatcatatactctggccagagattcgtcacactaatatctcctcagatcgcataggatatccacactcgcaagtatgtggtgaatccttgacaacaaagcatcgactcctatatgtgttgtaactgtacccaatcccgacacctgatgaccccaatagagtcggtaaacgagtcaaagcacagtactagcatatagagtctcaatgatgtttcaagtagtaaggactaatgatgtacaaccaaaaccgcggactttatccactcgataagtgataaccacttggaaagtccggatagggtagttcgatcattcgtcgtatgaatatccatttgcatgcttcgaacatctctatgttccttaccaatgaaacgtggtactctgcatcgcaaatgctagtctcaatctcgagcgatccttatccttattaacggacggctcaatcgactaggaacagtttagaatatacagtgactataagatgtgttttatgataGACATCctcatgtactaccacatcttacatacactatagtatattcaaggtctttatcaaaacaataatagtatatcacaatataacaatatgaagaaagataaagtcattgccataaataaaagtgtaaattatattaaacaaaagattgtttatacaaagagtcatcaaagcccttagccacaagttggctcaccgggcacccactctttcaagaccAGCCCCGCCTGCAAGAGGAGTTATTAACATGATCTCGGGAGGGCCAACTGATGGAGATTCCAATAGAGCCAAGAATACTAGTAGCAGGAAATTGGTAAAAATGGAGATTGGTAATCAAATCGATCATATCGACCTGACTCTCTCCTTTGGATCGGATGATTTAAAGGGGGTTCCCAATAATCATAATGATGCGTTGGTTATAAGGGCCATGGTCGCAAACTATGATGTTGCCCGAATTTTTGTGGATTTGGGAAGCTTTGTCAATGTATTTTTTCAAGAAACAATAAATCAGATGGAATTGGGACAATACATGATGGAACCAGTGATAACCTCACTATTTGGTTTCACACGTCATGCCATCCGACCTATCGGACTGATCCATTTACCACTAACCTTGGGAAAAAATAATACACGAAAGACCCGGATTGTGAGTTTCATTGTCGTAGATGCCCCATCAACCTACAATGCCATATTGGGGAGACCGGCTATGACCTATTTCATGGCCGTGGCTTCGGCCTTacatcaaaaaataaatttcctagTAGGCAGTAAGGTCGGCGAAGTAAAAGGTTATCAAGTTATTTCTCGCAGGTGTTATGTGGAGGAAGTTCATATAGAGCAAAAGGTTGCCAGTACTGGAAGCGTAGACCGACCTGGACTAGCTGGACGAGAGCAAGTGAATTTAGTGGAAGAAGACACCTCTATCACCACCGGGGATTAAGTTGAAGAAATCATTATTGCTCCTTCGTCTGGATATGTAAAGATCGCTTGGACCCTTGAAGTATCGTTAAAAGAACAGTTGACCAAATGTCTACTAGAAAATAATGATGTATTCGCATGGTCGGTTTTGGACCTCACGGGAGTACGGAGGGAAACAATGGAGCATAAGTTAAATGTTCTAAAGGATTGTCGTCCTATCATTAAAAAGAAACGCGACTTCGGACAGGAAAAAAATGCAATAATTCAAGAGCATGTGGAAGAGCTATTGTAAtgctccaaaaatatttaatttgaaaatttataaaattttggatttaaattccgagtttCAGAAATTTAGAGACTGAATTGAAAGTTTGAAACTTGAGCAGGGACtaaattgaaaatttgaatgTTTCAGGAACTAAATTGAAAAATATGGGATATTTAATAATTGCATCAATTATTAGTGGATATATGCATGTGTATGTATTGTCTCCTTCATTCATCACCTACCGAGAGAAAGAAGAGAAGCCATTAACGTGCCGCTTCAAGCTCCGATCCGACACCATCCGACCAAtagatttcaaaaataattacaGTTTCGGAATCCTCGCGATGAGAGCTACGTTTCTACGTAAGTTTTATTAAATTCTACCAAGTTCTTATTTTGGGATGATGTTGGATTTGAGATTTagttgtataaacatgttcttgagttgataGAGATGGTATATCTAAGACGATTTGTAAAAATACTATCGTTTGAAtatgtttttcaatttttgaagaatttttgaaaatgctACTGTTTAGGGGctgtgattttcgaaattttgggGATGAATTGATGATGATATTGTGGGTTTATAATGATGCATAAATGGTgttgatatttatggaaataCAAGTTTTGAACCGTTGTGCCGCCGGTTCGATTTTGAAATGGAAATTCGAGCTTTTGGAGTTGATATCGTATTGAGTTGATTTGGGAATGAGTTTGAATATGGTATTGATGTATTATAATATACATTTAAGTGTTGGATTGAAGTACATCAAATTCGAGTTACAAGAATTCGAGTCGTTTGGGAGTTCGATCGAGGTTTGGATCGATTTTACTTTGAAATGTCAATGTTGTACCGATATGAATATCAAAGGGTATGTGATATGAActttttatgatattttgtaGAGTTGCAAGATTTAAACCATTTCAAATCGAAAAGTGAAAGTATGAGCAAGCGAGTAATTGTTGTGGATTGAGCATTCGAGACGAgtttgattctcgagcccctaAATCACACACTTTATTTGTTTATGTGCCATTGTCTGATTTTATTCGATTCAAGTGTTTGAATGAATAACTTGAACTACTTGATGGCTCTTAATTTTAATATCTATTCCATGCTATTTTGAATCGAATATATTGCATGTTATgagatgatttttttaaatgagcAGTAGCAAGCAAGTCTTTGAAATAGCGAGAGAAAACTATTTTTGATTATACATATTGCATCATCTCATACATATTGAGCCTGATTATTTCAGTTTGAGCAAACAGGTAGCAAGAGGAAGTTTTGGGCTTATATACGAGTGGGTCAGGTTGGCATAGGCTTCCTGTACGCCAGCATAATCTATATAGTGGTGCCAAAGTCCTGGGTTAAGAAACCCAACATGCCAC comes from Henckelia pumila isolate YLH828 chromosome 4, ASM3356847v2, whole genome shotgun sequence and encodes:
- the LOC140862510 gene encoding uncharacterized protein is translated as MEIGNQIDHIDLTLSFGSDDLKGVPNNHNDALVIRAMVANYDVARIFVDLGSFVNVFFQETINQMELGQYMMEPVITSLFGFTRHAIRPIGLIHLPLTLGKNNTRKTRIVSFIVVDAPSTYNAILGRPAMTYFMAVASALHQKINFLVGSKVGEVKGYQVISRRCYVEEVHIEQKVASTGSVDRPGLAGREQVNLVEEDTSITTGD